A stretch of the Sulfurimonas sp. HSL-1656 genome encodes the following:
- a CDS encoding 4Fe-4S dicluster domain-containing protein, with protein sequence MFQTEKPGDVPVWVNTNNCKACDICVSVCPSGVLGMRYEPTSTLGAMISIDHPEACIGCNECELTCPDFAIYVADKKEYKFAKLTDEAKARQAAIVANNYMSLEQ encoded by the coding sequence ATGTTTCAGACTGAAAAACCGGGTGACGTCCCTGTCTGGGTCAACACCAATAACTGTAAAGCATGTGATATCTGTGTTTCCGTCTGCCCTTCGGGCGTTCTGGGGATGCGTTATGAACCGACATCTACACTGGGTGCGATGATCTCCATCGACCACCCGGAAGCGTGTATCGGCTGTAACGAGTGTGAACTCACATGTCCGGACTTTGCGATTTATGTTGCAGATAAGAAAGAGTACAAATTTGCGAAGCTGACAGATGAAGCAAAGGCACGCCAGGCGGCGATCGTTGCTAACAACTATATGTCACTTGAGCAGTAA
- a CDS encoding TetR/AcrR family transcriptional regulator, translating to MPENREFKKGGDTKKLIEEAAMDLFAEHGYKGASVRKIAAKVGIRESALYNHFENKEAIFLAVAGRVFASPFAHQKTDDFVQENAKKGRSFLHKFMTEFKLMTFDKKYEKLFRFMLIELMQNDVLRSGFRQEFHDANIKVLSSGFFIMMQEGLIRSNDPMTLANAFLGQLFYLRLQVSLLKADSMPTTALSTAFEKQLDLFWSSISE from the coding sequence ATGCCCGAAAACAGGGAGTTTAAGAAAGGTGGCGATACAAAGAAGCTGATCGAGGAAGCTGCCATGGATCTCTTCGCGGAACATGGCTACAAAGGTGCTTCCGTACGTAAAATCGCTGCAAAAGTCGGGATCAGGGAGAGTGCGCTGTACAACCATTTTGAAAACAAAGAAGCGATTTTCCTGGCCGTCGCAGGCAGGGTTTTCGCCTCGCCTTTCGCCCACCAGAAGACCGATGATTTCGTGCAGGAGAATGCGAAAAAAGGACGCTCTTTTCTGCATAAGTTCATGACCGAATTCAAGCTGATGACATTCGATAAAAAGTACGAAAAACTCTTCCGTTTTATGCTGATCGAACTGATGCAGAATGACGTGTTGCGCAGCGGGTTCCGGCAGGAGTTCCATGATGCGAATATCAAGGTGCTCTCTTCGGGTTTCTTCATCATGATGCAGGAGGGCCTTATCCGCTCCAATGACCCTATGACGCTCGCCAATGCCTTCCTGGGGCAACTATTCTATCTGCGGCTGCAGGTCAGCCTTCTAAAGGCTGACAGCATGCCTACGACGGCACTGTCGACGGCATTTGAAAAACAGCTCGACCTCTTCTGGTCATCGATCAGTGAATAA
- a CDS encoding 2-oxoglutarate ferredoxin oxidoreductase subunit beta: protein MAFNYDKYLRVDKMPTLWCWGCGDGVILKATIRAIEKMGWDMDKVCVVSGIGCSGRFSSYINCNTIHTTHGRTVAYATGVKLAKPEANVIVVAGDGDGLAIGGNHTIHGCRRNIDLNFILINNFIYGLTNSQTSPTTPQGMWTVSQKNGNIDPTFDACALAIGAGASFVARETMLDPKKLEKILVKGFSHKGFSFFDIMSNCHINLGRKNKMASAMQNLEWIDSITMPLRKWEALSDEEKKNVFPTGVLKEVQEPEYCESYDQIKAAAQGKRAKLTQDDFEKKI from the coding sequence ATGGCTTTTAACTACGACAAATACCTTCGTGTAGACAAGATGCCGACACTCTGGTGTTGGGGCTGTGGTGACGGTGTCATCCTCAAAGCGACGATCCGCGCGATCGAGAAAATGGGATGGGACATGGACAAGGTCTGTGTCGTTTCCGGTATCGGCTGTTCCGGGCGTTTCAGCTCTTACATCAACTGTAATACGATTCACACGACACACGGTCGTACCGTTGCGTACGCCACCGGTGTCAAGCTTGCGAAACCAGAAGCAAACGTGATCGTTGTTGCCGGTGACGGTGACGGCCTGGCGATCGGTGGTAACCACACCATTCACGGTTGCCGCCGTAACATCGACCTGAACTTCATCCTGATCAACAACTTCATCTACGGTCTGACAAACTCCCAGACGTCCCCGACGACGCCGCAGGGGATGTGGACCGTCAGCCAGAAGAATGGTAACATCGACCCGACGTTCGACGCATGTGCGCTGGCGATCGGTGCGGGTGCCTCTTTTGTTGCACGCGAAACGATGCTCGACCCGAAGAAACTCGAGAAGATCCTGGTCAAAGGCTTCAGCCACAAAGGTTTCTCTTTCTTCGACATCATGTCCAACTGCCACATCAACCTTGGCCGTAAAAACAAAATGGCGAGCGCGATGCAGAACCTCGAGTGGATCGACAGCATCACCATGCCGCTGCGCAAGTGGGAAGCCCTCTCTGACGAAGAGAAGAAAAATGTATTCCCGACAGGTGTCCTTAAAGAAGTTCAGGAGCCTGAGTACTGTGAATCTTACGATCAGATCAAAGCCGCTGCACAAGGCAAGCGTGCGAAACTGACGCAAGACGACTTCGAGAAAAAGATCTAA
- a CDS encoding 2-oxoglutarate synthase subunit alpha has translation MSRIVISTGNELAAKAAVDAGARFFGGYPITPSSEVMHEASDLLPAVGGVAIQMEDEIGGISAALGASMTGTKSFTATSGPGISLKAEQIGLGFIAEIPLVIVNVMRGGPSTGLPTRVSQADIGQAKYPTHGDYASITLCAGSLTECYTQTVRAFNLAEKYMTPVFMLLDETIGHMHGKAELPDLEEVEASIVNRATFDGAPEDYRPYDVPMNQPAVLNPMFEGYRYHVTGLHHGPTGFPTEDAEQCEFNIERLTGKINTVAAQNDGLDDLPDYEEVLMDDAEVCIIAYGSIALGAFEAVQKLRAEGIKAGLFRPIMMWPSPEAEIRKIGERFGDKIMVTELNMGQYSTEIERIVRRNDFTRLLKANGRPIAPAEMVAKVKEMM, from the coding sequence ATGTCAAGAATTGTAATTTCAACAGGTAACGAACTGGCGGCAAAAGCGGCTGTAGATGCGGGCGCACGTTTCTTCGGCGGTTATCCGATTACACCGTCTTCCGAAGTTATGCACGAAGCATCCGATCTGCTGCCGGCAGTCGGCGGCGTCGCGATCCAGATGGAAGACGAGATCGGCGGTATTTCCGCTGCCCTCGGTGCTTCCATGACCGGTACGAAGTCGTTCACGGCGACATCAGGCCCGGGTATCTCCCTCAAAGCGGAGCAGATCGGTCTGGGCTTCATCGCCGAGATCCCGCTCGTTATCGTCAACGTCATGCGCGGCGGCCCTTCCACAGGTCTGCCGACACGTGTTTCCCAGGCGGATATCGGCCAGGCGAAATACCCGACACACGGTGACTACGCCTCTATTACCCTCTGTGCAGGTTCCCTGACAGAGTGTTATACGCAGACGGTCCGCGCTTTCAACCTCGCGGAAAAATACATGACACCGGTCTTCATGCTTCTGGATGAGACGATCGGTCACATGCACGGTAAAGCGGAACTCCCGGACCTCGAAGAGGTTGAAGCGAGCATCGTTAACCGCGCGACATTCGACGGTGCGCCGGAAGACTACCGCCCGTACGACGTTCCGATGAACCAGCCGGCGGTCCTGAACCCGATGTTCGAAGGGTACCGCTACCACGTTACGGGTCTGCACCACGGACCGACAGGCTTCCCGACGGAAGATGCGGAACAGTGCGAATTCAACATCGAACGCCTCACCGGCAAGATCAACACGGTTGCTGCACAAAACGACGGCCTTGACGATCTTCCGGATTACGAAGAGGTCCTGATGGACGACGCGGAAGTCTGTATCATCGCATACGGCTCCATCGCACTGGGTGCTTTCGAAGCGGTACAGAAACTGCGTGCAGAAGGGATCAAAGCCGGTCTCTTCCGCCCGATCATGATGTGGCCGAGCCCGGAAGCCGAGATCCGCAAGATCGGTGAACGCTTCGGTGACAAGATCATGGTAACCGAGCTGAACATGGGTCAGTACTCTACGGAAATCGAACGTATCGTTCGCCGTAACGATTTCACGCGCCTGCTCAAAGCAAACGGTCGCCCTATCGCGCCGGCAGAGATGGTAGCAAAAGTTAAGGAGATGATGTAA
- a CDS encoding heavy-metal-associated domain-containing protein — protein sequence MKESVAVANVRCSGCAATITKALEAEGFTSVEVDLTCEPRIVTADVDDEAQSALFKSILRGLGYPLAEEQVSGLDAAGLKAKSFVSCAVGKFSTKSDE from the coding sequence ATGAAAGAGAGTGTCGCCGTCGCCAACGTCCGCTGCAGCGGTTGCGCGGCGACGATTACAAAGGCACTCGAAGCCGAAGGGTTTACATCCGTTGAAGTCGATTTGACGTGTGAGCCTCGTATCGTAACAGCAGATGTTGACGACGAGGCGCAATCAGCACTATTCAAATCGATTTTACGTGGCCTGGGTTATCCTCTTGCAGAAGAGCAGGTCAGCGGATTGGATGCAGCGGGACTGAAAGCGAAAAGTTTCGTCTCCTGCGCCGTCGGAAAATTTTCAACCAAAAGCGATGAGTAG
- the sucD gene encoding succinate--CoA ligase subunit alpha, whose product MSILVNKDTKVIVQGFTGKEGTFHAEQCIAYGTQIVGGVTPNKGGQEHLGKPVFNTVKDAVDTTGATVSMIFVPPAFVGDAVMEAADAGIELAVIITEGAPVRDMMYAKMYATKKGMKTIGPNCPGIITAEECKIGIMPGMIFKKGNVGLISKSGTLTYEGANQVVKQGFGITTAVGIGGDPIIGLSYKQLLPLFEADPETEAIVMIGEIGGDLEIQAAAFIKENITKPVVAFIAGQTAPKGKRMGHAGAIVSGAAGTAAEKMAALEAAGVKVVVSPAEIGKAVAEVLSK is encoded by the coding sequence ATGTCAATTCTTGTAAACAAAGATACCAAAGTTATCGTTCAGGGTTTCACAGGGAAAGAGGGTACTTTCCATGCTGAGCAGTGTATCGCCTACGGCACACAGATCGTCGGCGGCGTTACCCCGAACAAAGGCGGCCAGGAGCACCTGGGCAAACCGGTTTTCAATACGGTTAAAGACGCGGTAGACACGACGGGTGCCACCGTCTCCATGATCTTCGTTCCGCCGGCATTCGTCGGTGACGCCGTCATGGAAGCGGCGGATGCCGGTATCGAACTGGCCGTCATCATTACCGAAGGCGCACCGGTCCGCGACATGATGTACGCAAAAATGTACGCGACGAAAAAAGGCATGAAGACGATTGGGCCGAACTGCCCGGGTATCATCACTGCCGAAGAGTGCAAGATCGGGATCATGCCGGGCATGATCTTCAAAAAAGGGAACGTCGGCCTGATCTCCAAGTCCGGTACCCTGACCTACGAAGGTGCAAACCAGGTCGTCAAGCAGGGCTTCGGTATCACGACGGCAGTCGGTATCGGCGGTGACCCGATCATCGGTCTTTCTTATAAGCAGCTGCTGCCGCTCTTCGAAGCGGATCCGGAAACGGAAGCGATCGTTATGATCGGTGAAATCGGCGGAGACTTGGAAATTCAGGCAGCTGCATTTATTAAGGAAAATATCACCAAACCGGTTGTAGCTTTTATCGCGGGCCAGACCGCGCCGAAAGGTAAACGTATGGGCCACGCCGGGGCAATCGTCTCCGGTGCAGCCGGTACGGCGGCCGAGAAGATGGCAGCGCTTGAAGCGGCCGGTGTCAAAGTCGTCGTTTCGCCTGCCGAGATCGGCAAAGCGGTCGCAGAGGTCCTTTCAAAGTAA
- a CDS encoding 2-oxoacid:acceptor oxidoreductase family protein: MRHTLRFTGVGGQGVLLAGEIMAACKIKDGGFGLKTATYTSQVRGGPTVVDITLDDEEIRYPYANEGEIDFMLSVADVSYQSFKKGVKPGGVIVVDPNLVHPTDEDRQTWTIVEIPIITIAKEEVGNVITQSVVAMAIANQITSVLNPESLQEVMLSKVPKKVHEANLKAWELGVKYAIESGVTLAA; the protein is encoded by the coding sequence ATGAGACATACATTGCGCTTTACCGGTGTAGGCGGGCAGGGGGTTCTCCTCGCCGGCGAAATCATGGCGGCCTGTAAGATCAAAGACGGTGGTTTCGGTCTGAAGACTGCGACCTATACTTCCCAGGTCCGCGGCGGCCCGACCGTCGTTGACATTACGCTTGACGATGAAGAGATCCGCTACCCGTACGCGAACGAAGGCGAGATCGATTTCATGCTTTCCGTTGCGGACGTCAGCTACCAGTCTTTCAAGAAGGGTGTAAAGCCGGGCGGCGTTATCGTTGTTGACCCGAACCTGGTTCACCCGACAGACGAAGACCGTCAGACATGGACTATCGTTGAGATCCCCATTATTACGATCGCAAAAGAAGAGGTCGGTAACGTTATTACGCAGTCTGTCGTCGCGATGGCGATTGCCAACCAGATCACAAGCGTTCTGAACCCGGAATCCCTCCAAGAGGTCATGCTCTCCAAAGTACCGAAAAAAGTACACGAAGCGAACCTCAAAGCCTGGGAACTCGGCGTCAAGTACGCAATCGAGTCCGGCGTTACGCTGGCAGCGTAA